In the genome of Patescibacteria group bacterium, one region contains:
- a CDS encoding SPFH domain-containing protein — translation MNPVTQLIIGGVAFLVCALLLDILCEEVWRPLKPKFMRSLFGRKKRNDDDDNKPQHDSEVKRWRKLRTAFALTFAAICFFLPLFLMRLALQDIDPRLNQLMVFVSLYIMWHFVSDVLPKISVYVPEGQGLLTLNQFTKKFVIYGQGFSFRFPWETVHEKNHISLQDLTIQVRKISIPTKGAKIYLSFQFSWKPRLSDLDVFFQIGGNMAEGVSERFRAIFEEFFTSQIRRIPAEVASNGQMILSWLARSVFDIDQDEINLDDPKIRKIYERMSKYVTLDGQQGALRNTRRARERKFGVDMNTVEITDFDFDRDVQEARNAIDILRKMGPAMRKSMGISQEAWEKTYVNPDDPGAHQRYLELFQQFTVITKDAKSTIVAIQGGSNQGDPLVRAALAELAAKSPDPVFQAAFAQLLAAMK, via the coding sequence ATGAACCCAGTTACACAACTGATCATTGGTGGAGTGGCGTTCCTCGTGTGCGCCCTCCTCCTCGACATCCTCTGCGAAGAGGTGTGGAGGCCGCTCAAGCCCAAGTTCATGCGTTCGTTGTTTGGCCGTAAAAAGCGGAACGACGACGATGACAACAAGCCTCAGCACGATAGTGAGGTGAAGCGTTGGAGAAAGTTGAGGACTGCGTTTGCACTAACATTCGCAGCGATCTGCTTCTTCCTCCCCTTGTTCCTCATGCGACTTGCTCTACAAGACATCGACCCTCGGCTCAACCAGCTGATGGTGTTTGTGAGCTTGTACATCATGTGGCATTTCGTGTCTGATGTCCTGCCGAAAATTAGCGTGTACGTGCCGGAAGGACAAGGACTCCTTACCCTCAACCAGTTCACGAAGAAGTTCGTCATCTACGGACAGGGATTTAGCTTCCGTTTCCCTTGGGAGACGGTGCACGAGAAGAACCACATCTCGCTCCAGGACCTTACAATCCAGGTGCGCAAGATCAGCATCCCCACCAAGGGTGCGAAAATCTACTTGTCGTTCCAGTTCAGCTGGAAGCCGCGTCTGAGCGACCTCGACGTGTTCTTCCAGATCGGTGGCAACATGGCTGAAGGAGTGTCGGAGAGGTTCCGCGCTATCTTCGAGGAGTTCTTTACCTCGCAGATTCGTCGGATACCTGCCGAAGTCGCTAGCAATGGGCAAATGATCCTGAGCTGGTTGGCCCGGTCGGTGTTTGACATCGATCAAGACGAGATCAACCTTGATGACCCAAAAATCAGGAAGATCTACGAAAGGATGTCGAAGTACGTCACCCTCGACGGCCAGCAAGGTGCGTTGAGGAATACCCGTCGTGCTCGTGAGCGCAAGTTCGGTGTCGACATGAATACCGTTGAGATAACGGACTTCGATTTCGACAGGGATGTCCAAGAGGCACGGAACGCCATCGACATCCTTCGCAAGATGGGCCCGGCTATGCGAAAAAGCATGGGCATCAGTCAGGAGGCTTGGGAGAAGACCTATGTTAACCCTGACGATCCTGGCGCTCATCAGAGATACCTTGAGCTGTTTCAACAGTTTACGGTCATCACGAAGGACGCCAAGTCAACTATCGTCGCAATCCAAGGCGGTAGTAATCAGGGTGATCCGCTGGTGCGAGCTGCTCTTGCAGAGCTTGCGGCCAAATCTCCCGATCCTGTGTTCCAAGCGGCGTTTGCCCAACTCTTGGCTGCAATGAAGTAA